The nucleotide window TCCCCTTGAGCGAGTCGGAAGGAATTGCCAGATCAGTATACATGACTTTGCTGAGTTCCTTAAACAGTTCTGGAGAGGCCCCCGAGATGTTCAAGTGCATTTTCAGAGTCTAAATACTCAAGCCAGCTCTCCCTGTTAAAGGAATCTATTTCTTGCAGAcagctttttaaaagttgtatgtATAAGCAAGCCTGCGTATTTCCACAATTTATTAAATGGTCTTAAAAATGataagcttggggcgcctgggtggctcggtgggtgaagtgtctgccttcgactcgggtcatgatcccagggtcctgggaatgagccctgcatcacactgggctcccagctcagtggggagcctgcttctccctctccttctgcctgctgctccttctgcttgtgctctctctttctctgtcaaataaataaaatctttaaaaaaatgatcaagcTTGAGCTGGATTTGGCTTAGAATAAAGATTAGATGAAACCATAGAAGTGCTTCTAAGCACAACAGCAAGAAATGCTATGAACAAAGGCCGACAAAAACATGAGAAGACTCCTTACAGTGTCCAGGGCCAACAATGGGTTAAGAGGAGTCCTTAGAAATGACTATGTGGTTTGAAGGAGTTCAGGATATGCCAcgccaaaatatgccactttggtatATTATTTCAAGCcaaaaaagcacttgaaaaacaacaaacacaggGAGAGGCTTTCTCTGAAGCCCCTGTGAAAATTAATAACCTCATCTGAAGTGGAGTCAggaagggcgcctgagtggctcaggtggctgGGTCTccaccttcggcttgggtcatgatcctggggtcctgggattgagccccatgtcagacaccctgctcagccgggagcctgcttctccctctccctctggtgctctccctgctggtgctctatctctccctctcaaatgcataaataaaatcttaaaaataaagaaataagtaaaaactaaGTAGAGTCAGGAGACCAGAAAGGGGAGCTCTTCGGTCCTACCATTCCTTATGCATTGCAGACGCCAACAGAAAAGACATATCTTGCAAATAAGACACTGCATTAGCTACTACTATCCCAGCGGGAAAAATAAAGgtgtcttcccttccctctcccccaacagcccagccaatgggAGGCAGTCATAACTCAAGGCGATGAAAAGCTACTTACTATACTGGGAACTCCAAGCTTACTCTAACGGACTTTTTGTTTCCAACAGCAATCCCAGTCTCCCCCTTTCCTCTATAAAAGggccttcttggggcacctgggtggcttggtgaattaagcatctgccttcagctcaggtcatgatcccaggatcttgggatacAGCTCCAAGtccggctccctgttcagcaggggagTCAgctacttcctctccctctgactctgctcctgtgctctcttgctcactctgtctcaaataaataaataaaatatttttttaaaaagccttcctttcttttgttctccaGATTTCCCTACCAttaagcccttgtttccttgacCTTCATTGTAATTCTCTCCTATTCCcacataaacatatttttcctGGTAAACACTATTTTAAGATTAACATCCCCTTATGGGCCTGAAGATAGATCTTCCAAAAGGAACTCAATTGTCGTAAAACCCCTCCTTAGAAATTTCATCAACCGGGGAAACTGATTCTGACCACAGGCCGGGAAATGAGAATTCCACACCACATCCAAATTCTGTCACAAACTATCATATCTCCTATCTATTCTAACTAAGGACACACTAGTGTTTCCTAAAGGTATTTAGTCTCCGCTAAATTGCCAACATCTCTGTTCCCCTTCCCCTATTAAGATGGTATATAAGCTTTCAGATCTCACTGCCTCTCTAGGTGTTCACTTATTTTTTCCCTGTGATGTCTCCATGCAGGTAATATCAAAAATTAATAGATGTGTATATCTTTTCCGCAGTTAATCTGCCTGTTGTTGATTTCTTTCAAAACCTAGGATGtagaggcgcctggatggctcagtgggttaagcctctgccttctgctggggtcacgatctcagggtcctaggatccagccccatatcgggttctccgctcatcggggagcctgctttccctctctgtctgctgctctgcctacttgagatctctctccctctgtcaaataaataaataaaatctttaaaaaaaacacctagGATGTGTGTACAAATAGAATCTTAAGAGTATAGAGGGAAAGTTTTCCTCCTTAACAGGTAAAATTAGAACAATGggataattatatacattaccaccaaatataccaaaaagaaaaaaacgcgCCCTTGCTTTCCTGAAACTCTTCAGTGCCGCTGAATTAGCAGAGATCTGTGAATTAAAGAAAGGTACAATGGGTTGCCTGGCCGGGTTTTGTGCGGAGACAGTGGGGAAGGGGGATACCATAAACAGGAGGGGCCTTCCCAGTAGGCCATCTGCAAGGAAGGAGCCTGGCAGTCCAGACACTCCGTCCCCCACGCCCCCTCCGACCGCTCCTCTCAAGGACACGCCCCAAAAGCGATCCCTGGGGATACCACCTTCCAACCCCTTCCTGCCCTCGGGCTCTGCCCTTGGGCGCCCGGGAGGGGGCGTGGCCACACGAGGGGCGGGGTTACGCTGGCGGCGGCCGCCCCGGCAGCCGGCGAGGGGCGGGGCTCGCCCTAGGCTGCTCCGGAGGGGCGGCGGCGGAGGCGTGGAGGCAGCCGCGGAGGCTGCATCCCCGACCCAGCCAGGGAAGGAGTGACCGGGGGCGGGCGGGAGGGCACCGGCGGCCGGCGGGGCGCCTCAGGCTCGCGTCCACCTGCCCGGCCGCACGCTCTCCCCTGGGTCGGCGGGGCCTGCGCCGGCCCGGACCCATGGCGGCGTCGGCGGCTCtgtcggcggcggcggcggcggcggccctgTCGGGCCTGGCGGTGCGGCTGTCGCGGTCGGCGGCGGCCCGCGGCTCGTACGGCGCCTTCTGCAAGGGGCTCACGCGCACGCTGATCACCTTCTTCGACCTGGCCTGGCGGCTGCGCATGAACTTCCCCTACTTCTACGTGGTGGCCTCGGTGATGCTCAACGTCCGCCTGCAGGTGCGGATCGAGTGAGCCGGCGCCGCCGCAGCCCCCGCCGGAGGGTCCCGCGCGCCGGGCCGCGCCGGGCAGGGGCGCCGGCATGGAGGATGGCCGGCGGGACGCGGCGGGGGCAGGAGGCGGGGCGGCCCGGGCCCCCCGGGCCCTAGACCTCCGCGGGGGGGCGCTGGTCACCCGGCCGCCCAGCCACCCGGCCGGGCCCCGGCCACGACCGGCCGCCCGCCCGCGGCGTGGCCGGTGACCTATTGCACAGAAACTCTGCCAACGGGCCCTTACTGTCGGGCTCGAGgggaaaaaaccaaacaaaccaaaaaacgaTTTGAGGGCGGCCGACCTGTTGCCTCCCGTTGGCCAGAGCCGGGGAAGCCGCAAGGAAAAATTCTGCAGCAGGGACTTGACTGGCCCCGATCCACAAGGTAGGAGGCCAGAGGCTGGACCCGCGGGCTGGCGGCGGCGCTTGTCATGACGTCTCGGTGGCAGGGGGCAGTGTGGACGGGTCCCCAGGAAGCCAGcccctgagctgcccaggcggGAGGCCACAGGCTCCCTATACTCTCTGGTCCTCATTCCCGGACAGGGgtggggcggcggcggcggcggcggcggccggggcaTCTCGGAGCGTCAGCCCATCCCCGCCGCGCTCTCCCCAGAGGCCCTGGTGCTGCCACCTGAACCCCAGGGAATGGAGGGAAATGGGCTGGGGGAGGCGCCAGGGAAGGCTCCAGAAGGAAAAGATGCTGCCGCCCTTCAACCCCTTGGGGAGCCAGACAGGGAGGGGGGTTGTGTTCTTGGCCAAAGCCCTGGTGGGTGCCTCTTCTAAACCCTCAGGCCCCTGGGGTCTGGGCAGCTGCCTCTGGCCCTGTGTTGGGGGCCTGCTCCTTCTGTGCCTGGGGCTCCCCTCCCGTTCTGGGGGCGTCCTCTGGCGCTGGGCACTTGGCCATTTGGAGACCCAGAGGAGTGGGAAGGCCGCTCTGCCCTATCCCTGCCGCCACCCTCCCTCCGGCCCCTAGGTCTGCCCCTAGGTCTGCCCTCCCGGTGCCACCAAAGGCTGCCTCCAGCAGTCCCTGTGTGCCCAGAGGAGCCGGGGAAATGGGGGTCTCCTTGAGCCCAGGGCAGCTCGCAGGCTGGGGAGTGGAGAGCAGGTGGAGCAGCGGCTTTCGAGGAGGCAGCCCTTGGGGAAAGGCGCCCCACACTCCGTGGGACCACTGTGgagtctccatctctctgtctttcagGAACCAGTGTTCGTAGGTGGTGACCCACCCCTTCCGTGGCCTTGTCGAGAGACTGCAATCCCTGCCCAGGGGCGGCCCCTGGGCCCAGTGCTGCCTGGGCAGCTGCTGGGCAAAGGGCCTAGCCCgggaggagagaaaggacctTCCAGGCAGAGGCACCGGGTGCTGGGGTAGCCGGTGGTCCCGTTCTGGCATGGGGAAGGACGTGACCCTGTCACCTCAGCACTGCATCTCCTAGCGACACTTTGAGGGTGTTCTGTGCTCCCCACCTGATGATTGGAAGAGCTGGCTCTGGGACTGGGAGAGATGTGTCCTTGTCCTACAGATACGAAGGAGTGGGGCTGAATCTGCGCCCTGTCTTTGAGAAAACCTGgctctgtgggggaggggagctcaaGGCCCCCTGGGGGACCTAGGGGGAGAGAACGAGGTCCAGGGTAGGGAATGTGGGGAACTGGCTCTTCTTGGGGTGGTGTGGGAGGCCACAGGGAAGACCGTCAGAGCTGAGATGGACACAGGAGAGAGTCCTAGAATGCCTCGCAGAGCGGAGGGCTTTACCCACAGAGCCTGGCCTCCCTTGCCCCACCACCCCAGGCTGGACCAAGAGCTCCTTGGCAGCTGAGTGGCACGGGCCTCTCGGTTTGGGTggcggggtggggctggggtggtggCGGGGCCCCTGGGCACAGGCTGGAACCAGGAGGGTGAAGGGATAAACCTGGGATGGGTCCCCAGGCTCGTCACCCCCCAGTCCGGGATCCTGCCGGAGAACGTCCTCTGGAGGGGCTTGGATTGGCCCTGAGGCCCCAGATGTGTGGCTCCTTGGCCCACCAGGATGGCCAGCCACGAACCCGAGGGGGCCAGGAAAGACCCCGGTCCCCCAGCCACTCTGTCCCTGGTTGCTCTCGGCCCCCAGGCTCCAAATTCCTGGGACTGAAAACCCAAGCAGTCTGTCCAGCCCCAGGGACAGAGTGGCCCTGTGTCACCCTCCCGCCCTCCTTAGTCGCCGCTCTAGAGGACGGGTCCTGAGTGAAgagctctgcctgcctcacccTGGGGACCGAGGCCCGATGAGGCCTCCATGTGTGCCCTGCAGCTTCCCACAGACAGGGTGTGATGGCTCTCACCTCGTGCCAAGGGTTCTGTGGTCCCGGGTCCCGGTGGCACCTCCTGTACCCCAATCCTCTCCACCCAGGACCACGTCTGGGAGCCTGCCGGCCTGCCGACTCCATCCACAGATGTCTGGGGACAGCGTGCGAGAGCCCTGCGGGGCCTCCCTAGGACTGATCCACAGATGTGCCCTTGCAAGGCCTCGTCTCACCCTCGGGGTGACCCGCTCCCCGGCTGGGGCCTTGGGGCTCAGCTGGAGCTGCCTGGGGCCTGGGACACCTCTTCCccacagagagagtgggaagcccCAGGGCCCTGGCCCAAGACGCCTGCCCTGCGGGGCACCCCAGCCCAAGCCAACCTGCCCCTGGGGCCTGGGAAGTCTCAGCACGGCCCCCGAGGGACTGGGCAGGGGCTGTACTTCTTTGGCCTGTGGTCCTGCCCCTGCTCTTCGGACAGGATTGGCCTTCAGTAGGGTTTGGCGTTGAGTAGTTATTGAGCTGCCCACCCTCGCCCCCGCCCGCACTGGGCCCTGGCTGCCTAACAGGCTCTCCatgcactttatttatttgcagtCTGTGTTCCAGACAGCAGAGCTTCTGCAAAATCGGAGACACGGGCTGAAGAAGATGACTGTCTCTTTCCTGTGTGTGATTCACTGTCCTGGTCAGCATGGGCTGCTCAGAGAAACGCTCGCGTTCCTGCTGTTGTCAAATCTTGTCCCtctaagttaaaaagaaacaccCTTCCCTGAGTTCAATAAAATCCAGTCAAATTGGAGGCCTCCTCTCCTGGTGTGGGGTCCCCTGGGgggccaggagcaggggagggagagccagGGAGGGCTGCAGGATGGAGGCCTGCCAGAGACACTGGGGGACTGCCTGCATGGCCAGGGCCCCCGGAGGAGAAGGCCGTGGCACGGGCCTGGCCAGACGGTGGCGATTTGTCTCATTCTCAACCTTTATTTGAATAACCCGAGACCTAGGTGTTCTCTCCGTTTCAGAGCCGGGCCTCAGAAAGTGCTTACTACAGTGGAAGCTTGAGGGTGGGCTCAGGGCGATGGGGTGAAGGAAGCTGCCTGCACATCATTTTGGGTCACCCGGAGGTCCGTCTGCCATAGCAGGTGGCAAGGTGCCCCTGGCTTCCCTGCTGGCGAGGTGGGCGCCCagttttggaaaagataaaatcttgGGGACCAGAAGCCTGCTGCCCTTGCCCCCGGCTGAGACCCGAACTGTGCCTTCAGAGCCCCAGCCTAGTGAGTCCCCAGAGAAGCCTGGCCATGGGGAGGGTGCCCGGGGGGCCCCAGGGGTGAGCTAGAAGAAGGAAagcccccatcccatccccacgGGGGAGGGCTCCTGAGGGTGCAGGGTCATGGTCCCCGGAGGTTCACAGCCTGGGGTAAGGGCCTTGGGGATGCTCTGCCTGCTGGGAACTACCAGGGGCCAAAGCACCCTGACAAGGCAGAGCCTTTGGAAACCTGTCACCACAGGAGGGACGGACCCCGGTCCCTCCCACGCCCTGAGCTTCCCTCTGCTTAGTGCAGATGGTTCTGTTCAGTCCCTGTTGGTCCCAAACCCAGCCCAAGGGTCACGCAGCCTGGCGCCATCAAGAGGGGAGGGTCAGACCGGAGCTCGGGGTCCCAGGCACGTTGGGGAGGGAGGACCACCCTTCCCTGCCACggaggaaggcaggcagcttCCGCTCTGGCTCAGGGTGGCCTTCTGAGCCCAGCTCTTCCTCGGTCTGCTGCGTGGCCATGTGCACTCTCGTGTCGCCAGTAGGGAGACTTCAGGGTGGCCGTGGGCCTTCAGGGAGCCGGTGGCTGCTCAACATCCATTCGGGCCTCACGCGGAGCAGCCTCGTGTGTACgaggagaggaaagcaagcaGAGGGAACTGGCAGGTGTGGAGAGCCTGCCCAGTCCCCGGGGCCCTGCTGGGGGCTTTCTTCCCGGGTCCTCCCCATCACTCCCACGGCCACGTCTGGAGGAGGTCATGGTGAGGCTGTGGTCCCAGGATGACCCAGGAGCTTGACCCGAGCAACCGGAGGCTCCTCACCTCCTGCCCTGTCCTTGGAGCCGACcttccacccctcaccccccataAGGAGCGGTTCCCACCCAGGTCGCAGCCTTGAGAGAGTGTGGTGTGGCTGAGCCCACCTGGACAGCACATGGGACTGACCCCAGTGAGGGCCTCGTGCAGACCCCTGACCCCGGCAGGTGGGTGCATGGACACGTCCTCACGCGAACGCCGACAAGACAGGCTCGTGGGTCAGTTTCCTGGCGCAGTGCACCTGCCTCCCGGCTGTCTGCAGCGCTTGGCCTCCGTGTTGTCTTGTGTCCTCCTCCCCAGTGCTCCCTGCTGTGGCTGCACGCGCAGCTGGGACAGGTCGTCTCCCTGGTGCACAGGCTTTCCCACAATCCACAGCCCCTCTTTGTCCTGTTCCACGTGCGGCTCTTTGGTTTGCTTGGCTGCAAATGGGAACTGCCTTTGCTTCCGCCATTCCTCCAAGGTTCCGTGGCCCCCCGTTACTGGAGAAACTCGAGCTCAGAGTTTAGAAGATCTTATTCCCATGTCTGTCACCAACCATGAGAGGACAGGGTCTGTGTGGTTCCCATGCGGAGCACAGGGTTCATCCCACAGTCCCCTCTGTCTCCACCTGTCCGtgtttgcagctggcttcccccatgGGGAGCACTCCTGCAGTATCTCCGGTCTCTGGGCTGCTTCGCGCCGTCATGCTGAGGACCCTCTGTGGGCAGCCTTTGTGAGAGACTCCCGTTCGCTCCTCTCAGGGTCCCAGCTTCCACGGGCCACCTTCACACCCTTTCTGGGCAGGCTTGCAGCCCCCCTCCCATGTCCCCTCTGTGCGCTGCCCCCGCCACTCCACCgcggaggaaggggagagaagagggctAAGCAGCAGTGCTCCACGGCCCACTGCCCTTGACTCGGCCTCCTCTGCGGCCCTCACACTCTGGGGCAGAGGAGCTGCCGGCAGATTCAGGCACCAGGAAGGCCGTTGCTGTGGGGATGACGCCGACCACAGAGCGGACTCTTTTCTGCTCTGGAGCCTGCCGTGTGCTCATCCTGCGGAAGGAGGTGGAGGCCCACAGCAGGCAATGGCTGCTGGGCCTCGGGGTCTGGGTGACTCCACTGGGTGCCCCCTCACCCCTGGGCATGTGTCTCCTGCCCCCGGCTGTAACGGGGACATGACAACACTGCCACCTCCCTGTGGGGTTTTCTGAGGGCCATGTGGCAGTAACGCTTGGCCGGCCCTGAGTCCGCTGCTTGGCAGAGACACAGGCTCGGCTCATCGGATCCATGCGTCAGGGTAGGACTGCCGTCTACCCCAGCAAAACTTCTCGGTGTTCATGGGTGCCCCTAACATCCTGATGCCTGCCCTGGTGTCCCCTGAGTCAGCCCCCTTCAGTTCCCAACTCTGGGGCAGGATTTCAGGATACAAAGGGCAGCCACTTCCATGTGCCCCGGGCCTCCTTCCAGCAACTGACCTAGGACTTGACCACTTGGCGTCAAATACATGTGTGTTTGGGAAACGAAGTCATATGCACCCTCTAATCAGGGAGACCCAGCATATGGGGactcaggaaggagtctgctgGAGCTGCTGGGGAAATGCAGGGGAGGGAAAGTCCTCCCCACACAGGCTTCTATGCCAGCATTGTCAGCACTGGGGTGGGACAGGAGAATCAGAGGCTTAGGGGAATGCAGACCCAGCTGTCGGGGACTGGGGCACAGGGCTCCCCCATAACCACGAGATGGAGCCACCCTTGTAGCCTGGACCAGGTTAGGGGAGCCCCTCTGGAGAAGATCCTTGAGTGGGGGGCAGAAGGACTGAGATAGTCCCTGGCAGGGCATCGAGCTGCCTTAGGCTGTTGCCCTCTGAGGGTCCACCTTCCCGTGGAGGAAGGCCACAGCCCTGGTCCCAAGGCTGAGCAAGGTCCCAAGGTCACCAGCACCCACGTGGCCCGCCACACAAAATAAAGCAGAAGGCCTGCCTCTCTCACAGTCTCAGCCTTGTGGATGTTCTGTGGTCACAGCAGCCTGTCAGGGCCCGTGCCTCCTGCTTCTGTGCCTCAGCCTCTGTACCCACAAGGATCACTGCTGCCATCGCAGGGACCCCAAGCTCCAGACCTCTAAGCGCGCCTCCTGTAGGGCCCGCCCCTGCCACCATCCAGGCAGCGGGGAGGCAGCAGACTGGCTCTCGTGGCCACTGAGAGGTGGAGGGCAAGGAGGGTCTGTCTCCTCCGCTCCCAGCTGAGACAGCCAATATGGTGGCCATAGAGAAATGGGCTGGGGCCGGTACCCCTGTGTGCGCTTGAGGGGGACAGGGGGCTCCTCAGTGGGGCCCTTGGGAAGATGAGAGCCTGTCATGGAAGGCTTTCGAGCAGGGCTGCGGCCCTAGAACATGCTGGTGGCTCTTCACCCCCAACCATGcgattctcttttctctgcccttGAGACCACACGCTGTGTGAATGGCAAGTGGGGAGACCAGGAAAGGCTTGGTCCAAACACCCTGGAGATAAGTACCgggaccaagtgggatttctcCCGgaatgcaatattggtttcatcTTAAAGTCAATTCACGGTTTACTCCATATTAATATAAGAAGGGGGAAaacctgggagcacctgggtggctcagtgggttaaagcctctgccttcagctcaggtcataatcccagggacctgggatcgagccccgcattgagctctctgcttagcaggaagcctgcttcctcctctctttctctctctgcctgcctctctgcctacttgtgaactctgtcaaataaataaataaaatatttaaaaaaaataaaagaaagaaggtggAAAACCTGACCCTTACAGTAGGTGCCGGGagatttgacaaaatccaacacccgtCCACGATAATCATTTCCAGCAAAATTGGTATATAGAAAGGAATTTTCTCAGCCTAGTAAGGAGGGTCTACACAATCTTACCATGCACATAGCACTTAATAGTGAAAGAATGAAGATTTTCTCTGCCCTCGGGAACAATGCAGGCTGTGCACTTTTGCCATTTCTATTCCACATTATAGGGGAGA belongs to Lutra lutra chromosome X, mLutLut1.2, whole genome shotgun sequence and includes:
- the SMIM10L2B gene encoding small integral membrane protein 10-like protein 2B isoform X2 — its product is MAASAALSAAAAAAALSGLAVRLSRSAAARGSYGAFCKGLTRTLITFFDLAWRLRMNFPYFYVVASVMLNVRLQVRIE
- the SMIM10L2B gene encoding small integral membrane protein 10-like protein 2B isoform X1 — encoded protein: MAASAALSAAAAAAALSGLAVRLSRSAAARGSYGAFCKGLTRTLITFFDLAWRLRMNFPYFYVVASVMLNVRLQSVFQTAELLQNRRHGLKKMTVSFLCVIHCPGQHGLLRETLAFLLLSNLVPLS